A region from the Andrena cerasifolii isolate SP2316 chromosome 9, iyAndCera1_principal, whole genome shotgun sequence genome encodes:
- the LOC143372970 gene encoding epidermal growth factor receptor kinase substrate 8 isoform X1, with product MPYYNSGHSPSTYNKDGGSSGPSSTSGGRVSSSEPTYMMEHLATFTVTKETGIVYPADGMRRLLQLEKSNGIWSQKMQLRLERNWVLIMDNETGAVMERFPASLIQEPTAFTSRDPMEMYNNILVFTVADDSGSGQRAEMHIFQCQSVSAQDLVEDLKMLQMGKLVPGGSPRGPRGRIPPPPTLPPPEPPLNGVNVREQVSAFNANNADGQNDISREENNDEVSSTSSEKYERDVTILNHCFDDIEKFIARLQHAVAASKELERRRRNRKSKKRNLGDGMLTMRAKPPPEMEFIDIFQKFKFSFNLLAKLKAHIHDPNAPELVHFLFTPLALIVDASHDTNYDPNLPNKVVSPLLTREAVNLLINCVTSKETELWHSLGDTWMIPRDQWKGHVPPYHPIFMDGWSPEYPIPEDRDHDHLASLLNADKQKRDELPEQQNDPYYNHREVDESHYSSDYLEYESREERHGNEYFERNYVPGSELYAREERVVDQTRAHSDISVDSIERTPRAAGMERAQEAWLDDLVARHAKIVQVTYPRTANNDKELTVARGEYLEILDDSRKWWKARNSRGQVAHVPHTIVTPHNPSHSNDNDVFNNPLYTSRYPRQGHGYNYEDSEIERTSTSPGPEATHRTHAIPPPAPADWVRKERLGKKDEPAKATPSDKETIANSTATSESAPPANELPKPKPNESTEIVEVHPPPSNLNVDVPSEKSTPPPPPPPPPPLQNQTSVSSTCSSRASTYKSTKSTGGVMSQEQMQEELKYVLTIYREKKQRGKNPGKREAVLDQYSSPSEVHSWLIAKGFSEKACKQLRDMTGADIFDLTKRQLDNYCGVTEGGKLYSQITLARTETEKKSPRSSELKQVLEKARHRAEEQ from the exons ATGGAGGTTCGAGTGGGCCATCGAGCACATCGGGCGGCCGTGTGAGCAGCTCGGAGCCGACGTACATGATGGAGCATTTGGCCACGTTCACGGTCACGAAGGAAACCGGTATTGTTTATCCGGCGGACGGTATGCGACGGCTACTGCAGCTGGAGAAGAGTAACGGCATTTGGAGTCAAAAGATGCAGCTCCGTCTGGAACGGAACTGGGTGCTGATCATGGACAACGAGACCGGG GCCGTCATGGAGCGATTCCCAGCCTCGTTGATACAGGAACCGACCGCGTTCACGTCGAGGGACCCTATGGAGATGTATAACAACATTCTCGTCTTCACAGTGGCCGACGACAGCGGTTCCGGTCAGCGCGCGGAGATGCATATATTCCAGTGTCAAAGCGTCTCCGCCCAGGACCTCGTCGAGGACTTGAAAATGTTGCAGATGGGCAAATTGGTACCCGGTGGATCGCCGCGTGGCCCCAGGGGTCGTATCCCTCCGCCACCAACCCTGCCGCCACCCGAGCCGCCGTTGAACGGTGTCAACGTGCGCGAGCAAGTGTCCGCCTTCAACGCCAACAATG CGGACGGCCAGAACGACATATCCCGCGAGGAGAACAACGACGAGGTGTCCTCGACATCCTCCGAGAAGTACGAGCGCGACGTGACCATCCTGAACCATTGTTTCGACGACATAGAGAAGTTCATCGCGCGGCTACAGCACGCGGTGGCCGCGTCCAAGGAGCTGGAGCGTCGCAGGCGCAACCGCAAGTCCAAGAAGAGGAACCTCGGCGACGGTATGCTGACGATGAGAGCGAAGCCGCCGCCCGAGATGGAGTTCATCGACATCTTCCAGAAGTTCAAGTTCTCGTTCAATCTGCTGGCGAAGCTCAAGGCGCACATCCACGACCCGAACGCGCCCGAGCTGGTCCACTTCCTGTTCACCCCGCTGGCGTTGATCGTGGACGCGTCCCACGACACCAACTACGATCCGAATCTGCCGAACAAGGTGGTCTCGCCGTTGCTGACCAGAGAAGCGGTGAACCTGCTGATCAACTGCGTGACCAGCAAGGAGACGGAGCTCTGGCACTCTCTGGGGGACACTTGGATGATACCGCGGGACCAGTGGAAGGGCCACGTGCCGCCGTATCACCCGATCTTCATGGACGGCTGGTCGCCGGAGTACCCGATACCGGAGGACAGGGACCACGATCACCTAGCCTCGCTGCTCAACGCCGACAAGCAGAAGAGGGACGAGCTGCCGGAGCAGCAGAACGACCCGTACTACAATCACAGGGAGGTGGACGAGTCGCATTACAGCAGCGACTACCTGGAGTACGAGAGCCGGGAGGAGCGCCACGGTAACGAGTACTTTGAGAGGAATTACGTGCCCGGCTCGGAATTGTACGCCAGGGAGGAGAGGGTGGTGGACCAGACGAGAGCCCACAGCGACATATCCGTGGACTCGATCGAGAGAACGCCAAGGGCTGCCGGCATGGAGAGGGCGCAGGAGGCCTGGCTGGACGATCTGGTGGCCAGACACGCCAAGATCGTGCAGGTCACGTATCCCAGGACGGCTAATAACGACAAGGAGCTGACGGTGGCCAGGGGCGAGTACCTGGAGATCCTCGACGACAGCAGGAAATGGTGGAAGGCGAGGAACTCCAGGGGCCAGGTCGCCCACGTGCCCCACACAATCGTCACGCCTCACAATCCCTCCCATTCCAACGACAACGACGTCTTTAACAATCCGCTGTACACGAGCCGATACCCGCGACAGGGGCACGGCTATAATTACGAG GATTCAGAGATCGAGAGAACCAGCACTAGTCCAGGACCGGAAGCCACCCATCGGACGCACGCTATTCCTCCGCCAGCTCCTGCAGACTGGGTGAGGAAAGAGAGGCTCGGGAAAAAAG ATGAGCCCGCCAAAGCAACCCCCAGCGACAAGGAGACAATCGCGAATAGCACTGCCACGAGTGAAAGCGCACCACCCGCCAACGAGCTTCCAAAACCCAAGCCCAACGAGTCGACGGAGATAGTCGAGGTTCATCCACCGCCCTCCAACTTGAACGTGGACGTCCCTTCTGAAAAATCAACGCCACCACCcccaccaccgccgccaccgccTCTGCAAAACCAGACCTCGGTTTCCTCTACTTGTTCCAGCAGAGCGAGCACTTACAAAAGCACCAAATCTACCGGCG GGGTGATGAGTCAGGAACAGATGCAGGAGGAGCTCAAGTACGTCCTAACGATataccgcgagaagaagcagcgTGGAAAAAATCCTGGCAAACGCGAGGCTGTCTTGGACCAATATTCTAGTCCCAGCGAAGTGCACAGCTGGTTGATCGCCAAGGGATTTTCAGAAAA GGCATGCAAACAGTTGCGAGACATGACTGGTGCGGACATATTCGATCTGACCAAACGACAGCTGGACAATTATTGCGGAGTGACAGAGGGTGGCAAGCTCTACAGCCAAATCACGCTGGCGAGAACGGAAACCGAG AAGAAGAGCCCTCGCTCGTCAGAGCTGAAGCAAGTGTTGGAGAAGGCTCGGCACAGGGCCGAGGAGCAGTAG
- the LOC143372970 gene encoding epidermal growth factor receptor kinase substrate 8 isoform X2: MHIFQCQSVSAQDLVEDLKMLQMGKLVPGGSPRGPRGRIPPPPTLPPPEPPLNGVNVREQVSAFNANNADGQNDISREENNDEVSSTSSEKYERDVTILNHCFDDIEKFIARLQHAVAASKELERRRRNRKSKKRNLGDGMLTMRAKPPPEMEFIDIFQKFKFSFNLLAKLKAHIHDPNAPELVHFLFTPLALIVDASHDTNYDPNLPNKVVSPLLTREAVNLLINCVTSKETELWHSLGDTWMIPRDQWKGHVPPYHPIFMDGWSPEYPIPEDRDHDHLASLLNADKQKRDELPEQQNDPYYNHREVDESHYSSDYLEYESREERHGNEYFERNYVPGSELYAREERVVDQTRAHSDISVDSIERTPRAAGMERAQEAWLDDLVARHAKIVQVTYPRTANNDKELTVARGEYLEILDDSRKWWKARNSRGQVAHVPHTIVTPHNPSHSNDNDVFNNPLYTSRYPRQGHGYNYEDSEIERTSTSPGPEATHRTHAIPPPAPADWVRKERLGKKDEPAKATPSDKETIANSTATSESAPPANELPKPKPNESTEIVEVHPPPSNLNVDVPSEKSTPPPPPPPPPPLQNQTSVSSTCSSRASTYKSTKSTGGVMSQEQMQEELKYVLTIYREKKQRGKNPGKREAVLDQYSSPSEVHSWLIAKGFSEKACKQLRDMTGADIFDLTKRQLDNYCGVTEGGKLYSQITLARTETEKKSPRSSELKQVLEKARHRAEEQ; encoded by the exons ATGCATATATTCCAGTGTCAAAGCGTCTCCGCCCAGGACCTCGTCGAGGACTTGAAAATGTTGCAGATGGGCAAATTGGTACCCGGTGGATCGCCGCGTGGCCCCAGGGGTCGTATCCCTCCGCCACCAACCCTGCCGCCACCCGAGCCGCCGTTGAACGGTGTCAACGTGCGCGAGCAAGTGTCCGCCTTCAACGCCAACAATG CGGACGGCCAGAACGACATATCCCGCGAGGAGAACAACGACGAGGTGTCCTCGACATCCTCCGAGAAGTACGAGCGCGACGTGACCATCCTGAACCATTGTTTCGACGACATAGAGAAGTTCATCGCGCGGCTACAGCACGCGGTGGCCGCGTCCAAGGAGCTGGAGCGTCGCAGGCGCAACCGCAAGTCCAAGAAGAGGAACCTCGGCGACGGTATGCTGACGATGAGAGCGAAGCCGCCGCCCGAGATGGAGTTCATCGACATCTTCCAGAAGTTCAAGTTCTCGTTCAATCTGCTGGCGAAGCTCAAGGCGCACATCCACGACCCGAACGCGCCCGAGCTGGTCCACTTCCTGTTCACCCCGCTGGCGTTGATCGTGGACGCGTCCCACGACACCAACTACGATCCGAATCTGCCGAACAAGGTGGTCTCGCCGTTGCTGACCAGAGAAGCGGTGAACCTGCTGATCAACTGCGTGACCAGCAAGGAGACGGAGCTCTGGCACTCTCTGGGGGACACTTGGATGATACCGCGGGACCAGTGGAAGGGCCACGTGCCGCCGTATCACCCGATCTTCATGGACGGCTGGTCGCCGGAGTACCCGATACCGGAGGACAGGGACCACGATCACCTAGCCTCGCTGCTCAACGCCGACAAGCAGAAGAGGGACGAGCTGCCGGAGCAGCAGAACGACCCGTACTACAATCACAGGGAGGTGGACGAGTCGCATTACAGCAGCGACTACCTGGAGTACGAGAGCCGGGAGGAGCGCCACGGTAACGAGTACTTTGAGAGGAATTACGTGCCCGGCTCGGAATTGTACGCCAGGGAGGAGAGGGTGGTGGACCAGACGAGAGCCCACAGCGACATATCCGTGGACTCGATCGAGAGAACGCCAAGGGCTGCCGGCATGGAGAGGGCGCAGGAGGCCTGGCTGGACGATCTGGTGGCCAGACACGCCAAGATCGTGCAGGTCACGTATCCCAGGACGGCTAATAACGACAAGGAGCTGACGGTGGCCAGGGGCGAGTACCTGGAGATCCTCGACGACAGCAGGAAATGGTGGAAGGCGAGGAACTCCAGGGGCCAGGTCGCCCACGTGCCCCACACAATCGTCACGCCTCACAATCCCTCCCATTCCAACGACAACGACGTCTTTAACAATCCGCTGTACACGAGCCGATACCCGCGACAGGGGCACGGCTATAATTACGAG GATTCAGAGATCGAGAGAACCAGCACTAGTCCAGGACCGGAAGCCACCCATCGGACGCACGCTATTCCTCCGCCAGCTCCTGCAGACTGGGTGAGGAAAGAGAGGCTCGGGAAAAAAG ATGAGCCCGCCAAAGCAACCCCCAGCGACAAGGAGACAATCGCGAATAGCACTGCCACGAGTGAAAGCGCACCACCCGCCAACGAGCTTCCAAAACCCAAGCCCAACGAGTCGACGGAGATAGTCGAGGTTCATCCACCGCCCTCCAACTTGAACGTGGACGTCCCTTCTGAAAAATCAACGCCACCACCcccaccaccgccgccaccgccTCTGCAAAACCAGACCTCGGTTTCCTCTACTTGTTCCAGCAGAGCGAGCACTTACAAAAGCACCAAATCTACCGGCG GGGTGATGAGTCAGGAACAGATGCAGGAGGAGCTCAAGTACGTCCTAACGATataccgcgagaagaagcagcgTGGAAAAAATCCTGGCAAACGCGAGGCTGTCTTGGACCAATATTCTAGTCCCAGCGAAGTGCACAGCTGGTTGATCGCCAAGGGATTTTCAGAAAA GGCATGCAAACAGTTGCGAGACATGACTGGTGCGGACATATTCGATCTGACCAAACGACAGCTGGACAATTATTGCGGAGTGACAGAGGGTGGCAAGCTCTACAGCCAAATCACGCTGGCGAGAACGGAAACCGAG AAGAAGAGCCCTCGCTCGTCAGAGCTGAAGCAAGTGTTGGAGAAGGCTCGGCACAGGGCCGAGGAGCAGTAG